The following are encoded together in the Hoplias malabaricus isolate fHopMal1 chromosome 3, fHopMal1.hap1, whole genome shotgun sequence genome:
- the cldn34a gene encoding claudin-34 has translation MAFPAHRAHWQFFGLVLAVVGLVLTAGTSGVNDWRVWHVDDVSVITSGVAWVGIWRACFYSHVLETLEFCQSMSITDSFVPAEIAAAQVLCMTAIVLGIAANLIAGYAVRHVYFTINENHIRWAFSLAGALYLLTATCSLVSVFWNMTSVLKNRTIDFPPEFQLPPAPYRQELGIGIVMGIGSSVLLILSGLLFLSYRPSAKLQKSKNNAWETQGRYSRMKNRRAGDILSAITEIREGNDNPAFIAEEQL, from the coding sequence ATGGCCTTCCCTGCCCACAGAGCTCATTGGCAGTTCTTTGGGCTTGTACTGGCCGTGGTGGGCCTCGTCCTTACGGCTGGGACTAGTGGAGTGAACGACTGGCGTGTGTGGCATGTGGACGATGTGTCAGTTATCACCTCAGGGGTTGCCTGGGTGGGCATCTGGAGAGCTTGTTTCTACAGCCATGTTCTTGAAACACTTGAGTTTTGCCAGAGCATGAGCATCACTGACTCTTTTGTTCCAGCAGAGATTGCTGCTGCACAGGTGCTGTGCATGACTGCGATTGTTTTAGGAATCGCAGCAAACTTGATTGCAGGATACGCTGTGAGACATGTGTACTTTACCATTAATGAGAACCACATCAGATGGGCCTTTTCCTTAGCTGGAGCTTTGTACCTCCTCACTGCCACCTGCTCTCTGGTCTCTGTGTTCTGGAATATGACTTCAGTATTGAAAAATCGTACCATTGATTTTCCCCCGGAGTTCCAACTTCCCCCTGCTCCGTATAGACAGGAGCTGGGCATAGGCATTGTCATGGGGATTGGATCCTCTGTCCTGCTCATTTTAAGTGGGCTCCTATTCTTGTCTTATAGGCCATCAGCGAAACTCCAGAAATCCAAAAACAATGCCTGGGAAACACAGGGGAGGTATTCGAGAATGAAGAACCGCAGAGCTGGTGACATCCTGAGTGCTATTACAGAGATTAGAGAAGGGAACGATAACCCAGCCTTCATTGCTGAGGAGCAACTTTAA